The Bactrocera dorsalis isolate Fly_Bdor chromosome 3, ASM2337382v1, whole genome shotgun sequence genomic interval aaacactgaaaaatgTATTGACCATGCCTTCACTTCATTGGCTTCTGATCACTTTGgacttatttatttcaaattccaTTTAACACACAATTGTCTGATattgttttaaaacaatttctaatatttttacagaaaataaaagctactttttttcaataaaaactagaaaatataaatgttacTATCGTGCTATGCGCAACCAAGCGATGAAAAACAGTGCTATACTGCGAATGTCATACAAAGCAGAAACTGATAATTGTGATAAGCACAGGCACAGCAGAAAGTGGTGGATTTTGGATTTAGGGCGATTGCTGAATATTGAGAAGTTCTTACAGCAGCGATATTAATATCGAAATATTTACGATAATAATGTAATTAATATCCAAAACtcttataactttattagttcCAGTTGGAATTTTTCACATTattgaatataaataatttaaccaaataaattcttttattatagATTGGTAACCTCGAAGTTCTTGggtatttcgttttattttcctTCTTTCCTCTTTTACTGTCTTTGGCAGTTAGCTCAGCAGAAAATTTACCGCTTTCCGGTGGCGTCGGTaactgattttaattttatttattctaaaaattaagataatagAAATGAAAGTGGTAGTAAATATGAAGTTAGTGCGTAGGAAAACGTGTGTAAAGTGTGAGTTCTTCCAATTCAGTGAGTGATGTGGCCCTCTTTAAAAAAATGGTGTTTGCGGAAGTCATTCGCCAGTgctttcaaaagcttttatGCTAATTTGCGTGTTGTGTGGTTTTAATTTAAGTGTTGCAAGGTGAAATGCTGAAGTCTCGTTATGAAATTAGTAGAATTTATGTCGTCCAATAAGAAAACCAACGCCAATCAATATATCTAAAAGGTACGcatgtatttttattcatttggaTACATATTTACATCTATACATACACCTTAACCTCACTTTGAGTTATAGCGAtagttatatttatacaaagtaATATCCGGCGCATCTAACGTAAGCCAcgctattattttttaacaattctcACCAATTGCCCATTGCTGTTAGATTTAAAAATCGGATCGTTAATTTCACCTACAGGCGTATACTGCAATTGTGCGGTGAAACCACCATTCCTACGGGCTTCCTCCTCACTTTGTGTAGTTGTGAAACGCACCAACTGCAGGCGATTATCAGCTCCCAAAACATAATATTGACCACGAGTCGCACGCACGGCGGGGTAGCCGGCACTTGTTTTCTTTGTACCGTCAACATTAACTTCCTGAACATCTGCCTCTGATGCACCGTCATCACTACTCGCTGCTTCAGATTCGAGTTGACGATTGTAAGCGTCTTTGGCTGCATTAAGTGCTTCGATGGCAATACGCGTTGCTTCCTCCAATTCAGGATCCGCTTGCCGTGGTTCTATATCTTCCGGGTAGTTAATGGTAAACACTTGCTCTTCTCCGTTACTTGGTGGCCCATAAGTTTGTGCTGGTCGAGATAAAGCAGTTTGTTGCTGCACTCCGAAAGCGAAGTTTTTGGGTTTTTGTGGACGCAGAGGACGTTGTTCTCCTGTTGGTTGTTGTTTGGTGTTTGATATTTGAAATATGCGTGTGTTCTGTTGTCCTTGTGGCCGGTAGCCCGCTGTTTGCAAAACGAATCGGGGTCCTGGCTTCTGATACGGTGGACGTTGTACTTTTAAGTCAAGATCAGTGCTCTGCCTTCTTGGTGGCAAGTATGCATTGGCCGGTCGCCTATTAGGAgcactcaaaatattttcttgtatttGTCCCACATATTCAATACGCTGTTTTTTGAGTTCTACATCAAATATGGGTTGTTGTGGTTgtctttgtttttcaatatcACGTGTTGGAGGCAAGTAGTCGGTAGGCAAGTTAAAAGGGCGCAGTGGACGCCAACCTGTGGCGGCATATGGCGCTTCAGCTAGAACACAGGCAACAAATAGTAAACAAATAACACCGGTCTGTGGAAGAGAGCAACGTTTGGTTAGAGTTTTAGCTTTTTCTTAAGAATAATCACAATTATGAagtgctaaattttgtgaaaaaaggtTCTAACACATTAATAATTGCAACTCGGTTCATTAAATCCTAACCGTTAATCGATTTCATCACTGTTTAGCGGAATTCtacttatttttcactttttaataaatttgttttgaaaaatactatttaaaaatatttcaacattttatttatgttatataaGTTCTGTATTTTGcacatatttgttttgttttcaccaACCTTAAAGCACAACATTTTCCGACTGTTTTTCGCTCCACAACACAACGAATATTACCGACAACTGGTTTCGTGCAATGCaacaaaacacatttttatactcAAAAATTCACTAAGTTTAATGAATATGCATTAAAAGTgcaatgcaaaatataaaatttattaagcttCCAAGTGGTAAATtgtaataattgaaatttcaggCACGTCATAATCGAATGCACTAAACTGTGCTAAGGTGCTATGCATAATGTTCTCTGCAATGTTGCTGCGGTGCTGAGTTGCTGATGTCAACGCGGCCGACAATAAAAGGGTGGGATTTACGCATgtgcaaattataataaaatattgtagaaaCATGCAAGCCTGCGAATAAAACAAATGCAATATGCAGCGATaattgttacaacaacaacttaaaagaaaaaaactttaaccGAAAATGGCTACATCCTCAGTGTGAACGCtgatgaatattaatttttagttttcatcGTAAATTcgcgtatgtatgcatgtgtgtattcCTCGTTACCGTATTAACACCGTGTACTTGAGTGTGCTTATGCTTTTGTGGTACTTGCGGGGTTGTCACGTTTatgttttacttatttatttgttttgaattattttttttagattaatttgTTATGTGATTACTCAGACATTAATTTGTTTAAGCGTGGCGGCTTCTTCTCTGCTCACATAACGATGAGGGTTATATGGACGGAGTGAAGTCACTGGAGAAGAGGCGCACTGAACTTTTTAATGGACGGATCGAAGCTAAGAGGAAAGTTTTGAGGGGGAAATTTATGAAAGGGGCTCTCCGTTAATCTTAGTTTTGGCTACCAGACCACTGTAGTATTTCTCaagaggaaaagtcggaaaggGACTTTTACGTTGGGAGCTTTCCGTCAATATTAGCTTTGGACTACGGGACCGCTGTAGTGTCTTTCATAAAGAAAGGATAGACGGAGACTTTTCTGTAAGGAGATCTCCGACAATATTAACTTTCGGCCACTTGACCACTGTAGTGTTTTTCATGAGCAAAAGTGGGAGAGGGGATTTTATAAAAGGAGCTCTCCGTCAATATTAGTTTTAGGATACCGGTACTactgtagtaatttttaagcAGACGTGACTGCTATCAAGGTGGCGATACATGTACTGCTTCGGAGTATCGCCTCTTTCACGGAGGATAGCAGATTGGTAATACTAGCGCTAAGCTCGCTAACTGTGCGCTCAAAACTAATCAAGCTATGTCTATTCTCACTAGAAACCAAGCTTCATCATAAAACTCGTTTGGGTGTCTGGTCATTGCGGAATCGCTGGTAACTGCAAAACCGATGAGCTAGCCAGAGGGGGTACCCTTGTCCTGCTTACATAGAAGTGCTCTGGATCAATAGCTTCGCGTGTGCTTAACAGGCAACCGGTTTCTCTGAGACTGTGTGGTCCTTTTGATCTAGAATAAAATGTAGGATATCCACTGAACTACTTGCCTTGAGCAAAGCTCATTTTGCCATAATCCTAGGAGTTCTTACTGGCATTCATGCGGAAAGGTTAAAAATCTTGTAGGACACTAATTCCGAAATTTATATGGAGGAGGAGGCCACTACAAGCATTTTTAAGACTGAGGCTGAAACATTTTGGTAGTCTTACCCTCAGCGAACTAGAAGACAAtgccgaaactgacattagtcatcacaacaaatttgtgataggctTAAAGAGTTTTGTCCATTTGTAAGGATCTCTCTCGTACTAACTATCCTGTCCAAGTGAGATTAGGATCGACCCCTTAACCTAAGCTAACCTAACTATGTGTTTACTTGTGTGGCAACTGCAACTTAGCTGCTCTACCTAGCGGTacataaccaaaaatttaaaaattcataaatattttttgtacaatCACACATACCAgtatacacaacaacaattagAGCTGCGTAAAGTGGACggacaattaaattaatatggTTAGCGCGACTACTGGTCATGCTACAGCATTTTGGAGGCACAagttatatacaagtacatataaatatttatgtaaataagtaagcatatattaaatgtatgtatgcgtgagaAAACATGTGTCTTTATACTATACATTGTCCCAGCTGATTGTTTCGTAAGTTGTCTATCCAATGCGATTGGCTTGTAGCGCCACCAGTCTTTGACCTTTGCTTGTCTTTTTCCAAATTCAACTTCAACTTGACCGTCAATGTCGAGTGTGTCAATTAAAGATGAGTGCGCAAGTTGTTTCTTATTTACACTTGTTCTGGGGTGTTTTGTAGTGGTTTATTGTTGCAGCTgcttacatacgtatgtacatatgaaaatgTATAGTTTTGTAAAAGCGGTAAACGGCACGACAAGAGTAGCTGTGCGAAAATGTGTAGTGTTATATTGTTAATTGCTTCTCTTGCCAAAATATTTACCACcaataaatgcataaaataattaattatttttataacaattttgtttGCCCCTTAATTGTTTTTGTCCAATTTAAAAGTGTTATTGCACCTTttgattaataataattaattttattgcttttcaaaGCACTTAAAGTTTCTGCAATAATTTGCAACAACATTTAAGCACTTATATTTCACCTTTGACTAatgcaattaattttagtttaattttgaaaatttaataataattatacaaCAACTTAACACTTTTAATGTCTGAAATGCCagacatttttttcacatacaAATCCAAGCTTTTGCGAAAAAGACAAGGCTGGAATATCCGCGTGCTCTTTGAGTGCCCCTACAGCCTATTTAACTAAAGACATTGCAACCGCTAATTTAGTATTGttacattatatatacatatgtatgtacatacatacgtacaataATCATTGTGTGCGcacaaattgattttattgaaatcgcTTCGAAATTCGCTCGCGTTTGCTTTATTGCCTATGATTTTGAGATCTGATGTGATTATTACGCCTACTTGCCACAAACACAaactgcttttgtttttgttttttacgaaCAAATATTCCTACTTAAGTGCTGCTATTAAACGGCAAGtgcactcatacatacacacattcgaATGTTTTATTTGCTCTCGAGATAAACCCGCACTTATTGAACACTTGTCTGAGGAAAGATGAAATCagcttttattcatttttgcttgaaaacaattttttttttgtaaaatcgtGGCAATTTCAACACGGCAGACGTCACAACCTACACCAACAATGAAACAGAAAGTAAAATAATAGACATTttgtacagcaacaacaaagtaattGTAGCACAACGCCTGTGGCAACATGAAGCCACAAACATACAGTCTCTCACTTCATTGATCGAGTGTGcactactttttaaatatttctttgctGTTGACAAATAAAATGTACTGTGCTAAGAGTGCTGTTCATAGTACCGTTACTTTTTTCATGCTTTGTAACTAGCATGCCATCGAAGGCACTTGCCTCTCTGAGCTCATTAGTGACAAAAACTAATCGCGTGAAAATGTTCACgattaaattccattttttggctgagatgaatattttaagttactgtaaacaacacaaatagcgctcttatgccaaaacgttctgagtatgaaCACCATAATAcgtaaaaaatggaaaatacacaaaaaaccACGCCAGATCAAAATTTCTTCTGTCTCCGTCTCTGTCTCTGAAGCGCAAAATAATTAGGTAAACCAGGACAGGTTCATAAAATAAAGCTGTAGAAATCAATAAGTAGCAGCTTCGGACAAATGAAGCTTGAATCAGTGG includes:
- the LOC105230211 gene encoding uncharacterized protein LOC105230211, coding for MLCFKTGVICLLFVACVLAEAPYAATGWRPLRPFNLPTDYLPPTRDIEKQRQPQQPIFDVELKKQRIEYVGQIQENILSAPNRRPANAYLPPRRQSTDLDLKVQRPPYQKPGPRFVLQTAGYRPQGQQNTRIFQISNTKQQPTGEQRPLRPQKPKNFAFGVQQQTALSRPAQTYGPPSNGEEQVFTINYPEDIEPRQADPELEEATRIAIEALNAAKDAYNRQLESEAASSDDGASEADVQEVNVDGTKKTSAGYPAVRATRGQYYVLGADNRLQLVRFTTTQSEEEARRNGGFTAQLQYTPVGEINDPIFKSNSNGQLVRIVKK